Proteins from a single region of Haliaeetus albicilla chromosome Z, bHalAlb1.1, whole genome shotgun sequence:
- the LOC138683892 gene encoding transcription factor JunD-like — protein MSGGRSGRSAVKMEAPFYPEEGLELLPDFVPLPGFGTAGGPGADAAAAAGQKLLLGAGKKRDLAAAAPAPLPGPFALRPPAGARGSAAALRLLPPPPAAAAAPPPAAGSAEPAGGGGATAAARGGPEAALGSAAELPLLKLPPAADLEQLLIQGGAGLGSGSPGPAAPGAGSGGAAAAGPFLYRQPVTQEQEGFADGFVKALADLHKQNQLLAAPPPPLSAPGPCCTARPGPPGAPAAADPPAVYTNLSGFNPAGPLSPSGSAYPAASAPPPPPPPPGLAFGAAGLGSGRLPPARSLEEPQTVPEVPPSAGGEGGSSAPTPPSLSPLDAESQERLKAERKRLRNRIAASKCRRRKLERIARLEEKVKALKGQNAELAATANLLRAQVTQLQGRVRSHLSSGCHINAAGHPPPPAAAASQPREAPPEAAAAAAPETSAC, from the coding sequence ATGAGCGGCGGGCGTAGCGGGCGATCCGCCGTGAAGATGGAGGCGCCGTTTTACCCCGAGGAAGGACTGGAGCTGCTACCCGACTTCGTGCCGCTGCCGGGTTTCGGTACTgccggcggaccgggagccgatgcagcggcggcggcggggcagaagctgctgctgggcGCCGGGAAGAAGCGGGACCTggcggccgccgcccccgcgccgCTCCCGGGGCCCTTCGCCCTTCGTCCGCCCGCCGGCGCCCGCGGCAGCGCGGCGGCTCTGCGCttgctgccgccgccgccggccgccgccgccgccccgccgccggctgccGGCTCCGCGGagccggcgggcggcggcggggcgacGGCGGCGGCCCGCGGCGGCCCGGAGGCCGCGCTGGGCTCGGCTGCGGAGCTGCCACTGCTGAAACTACCGCCGGCCGCCgacctggagcagctgctgatCCAGGGGGGCGCGGGGCTGGGGTCCGGCAGCCCGGGTCCGGCGGCgcccggggcggggagcggcggggcagcggcggcggggccgttTCTCTACCGGCAGCCGGTGACGCAGGAGCAGGAGGGTTTCGCCGACGGTTTCGTTAAGGCCCTGGCCGACCTGcacaagcaaaaccagctgctggcggcgccgccgccgccgctatCCGCGCCGGGACCCTGCTGCACCGCCCGCCCGGGGCCGCCGggagcccccgccgccgccgacCCGCCGGCCGTCTACACCAACTTGAGCGGCTTCAACCCCGCAGGGCCGCTGAGCCCCTCGGGCAGCGCCTAccccgccgcctccgcccccccgccgccgccgccgccgccgggcctgGCCTTCGGGGCGGCGGGTCTGGGGAGCGGTCGGCTGCCGCCGGCGCGGTCCCTCGAGGAGCCGCAGACGGTGCCCGAGGTGCCGCCGTCGGCGGGCGGAGAGGGCGGCAGCAGCGCGCCGACGCCGCCGTCGCTGTCGCCGCTGGATGCGGAGAGCCAGGAGCGGCTGAAGGCGGAGCGCAAGCGGCTGCGGAACCGCATCGCCGCCTCCAAGTGCCGCCGGCGGAAGCTGGAGCGCATCGCCCggctggaggagaaggtgaaGGCGCTGAAGGGGCAGAACGCCGAGCTGGCCGCCACCGCCAACCTCCTCCGCGCCCAGGtcacccagctgcagggccgCGTCCGCAGCCACCTCTCCTCCGGCTGCCACATCAACGCCGCCGGCcatcctcctccccccgccgccgccgcctcccagCCCCGGGAGGCGCCCCCCGaggcagccgccgccgccgcgccggaGACCAGcgcctgctga